The window TTCCTTATTGTGAGATGCAAAGGCATAAGCGTGACTGAGCTTTGAGATtattaggaaaaagaaaaatgtggGAGTAAATTGGAATATTTTGTATTTGTTCTCCCAATTTGTTTATAATTTAGAATATCAGTCTTACCGACCCTTCTCTATCACTATTTCTGGTTTTGATACATGTATATCATAAACTAACAAAAAGATTCTATTTAGGTGCTAGCTATTagtaaataatataatattactACTGATAATGATGGAATGTAGAATCAGTAAGCACTTAACATATACTATAAAATAACGAAGAGGAACAATTTGATATGTAATTTCTGTCTATttctaataaaaaaataattttcaatgtTATCTAAGGAAATTATTAGATGCAAGGAATAATTGAGAAATGTTTAAGAATTATTGACTGCATGATATTTTTTCTTTCGGTTGATAAGAAGAATGTCAAAATTGAAGTGATGATGATAAGCATAGATAAGGGTAAAATATTCCAAATTAAAATGATAATGTTTTTGTATTCCATAAACAAAGAAAGTTGAAAGGTATATTTACCCTTTTTCGCATCCCTCTTCATATAGTATGATTTAACTAGTGGAATGTCTACTCCATTTCCATGTATACTCATTCTTGGAATGCGCACAAGATTTGAATTATTTCATTtccactcccccccccccccccaaaatgtacataagtaaataaataataactCAAAATGAAACTCTGTATGATTTTCAAGTTGATGTAATCTTTTCTAATTCATATATAAGTTAGAAACTTTTTCTTACGTTATTGcaagaaatatattttttttcgtAGTTTTGAATGAAGAATGAATGTGCTATGTTTAAACAAACATCATCATCTAGAGTTGTGGTGGGATATATAGATAGGATTCTGCCACCCTTAATTAGAAAACTCGAATTTAAgctttggaaaagaaaaaaacacttCCTCCTTTAATGATACTTACCCGGCGCGAATCCGGATTAGTCGGGCTCTGAAGTGAGTATGGATTGCATTGGTTGGTTTTTTAAGGAACAactgagaaaataaaataaaacaaactagtGTAACATATCAGGTTCTATGGTGTAGTGGTTAGCACTCTGGACTTTGAATCCAGCGACCTGGGTTCGACTCCCGGTAggaccttttttttttgttatttttttcgttctttctctctctctattttGGGTCTTTGAAATGACAAAAATAGGTTTTCCTTATTCGTTAAACTGAAAAGACTAATCAAGTTAATGAAATGACTAATTAAGCAGCAAATGAATGGTCTAAAACGCTAGACAAACTCAATGGTTGGGCTTACTCACTACTCATATCCCATAAACATAAATCTTAAATAATCTAATGGTGCACAATGAGAGCAAAAGAAAGATGTTTAATTGAGCTGTTCAACAATCCAATATCCAATGTTTACTCACAAGTGGAGTCTGAAAATGGTGAGATATAcacagaccttactcctaccttcaGGAGCGAAGCTATATTGTCTTAAGGGTCGTCAATCGAtcacccttcgtcgaaaaatcACATTGTGTATATAGGTAATGATTAGGTTTTTagagttatataatatatattgaacaccctCTTTCGGGAtctgcctaccttgtgtgagatAGAAATATTGTTTCCGATAAATCATAGGCCAGCTGCTCAATTTGCACAAAAAGGTGTTTCACCTGCTCATCAATTTGCACTGTCCTTTCACAATAAACTAAGAAAATTGGAATATAATATTCTACATGGATGGGATGGAACATAAGAATCCTTGCATATAAAAACCAATATTTGAGGCTAGTATGCCCTAAGAATTTTGCTCTTCCTTTTTCCTCATCACTTAACAAATGCTATCATCATTGCACTTTTATGGTTATAATATTCCATTTGCAAATGTGAAATTTTCTCCTTTAAAATCCAAGATTAGGGCCTCTAGTCTCTTTGTAAGCAACAAATCTCACATTTACTTAGCCAtggaacaagaaagaaaagagggagTACTTCAAGAGAGATCAATAGATATTAGTCTCAAAGACCTATCTAAGCAGCTTGAAGAATTTGCTAAGGTTAGAAACTGGGAAAAGTTTCACAGCCCTAGGAATTTGCTCCTTGCCATGGTAATTCTTTTATCAAGTTTTTCTACCTTTCTGCCTTTAATATGATCTTGTCATCTTTGACTTAAAAAAGCATTTTTATCCAAAGACAAATCCAAGATTTAAGCCGGATGAATTCAATTTTTCTGGTTCTTAACGGTGATCATGCTATACTTCTGAAAATATAGGTTCAAAATTTTATTAATAACTAGTTGATATTTCAGTGGTTTTTCATGTGTATGTTTATATTTATGTTCGAAAAATACTAGGTTCAGTTAAATCCATTAATATTGGTTGCATGCTCCCCTGTCTCTAGCTAGTTTCATCAATGGCCATTAGGTACTTGAAATGATACATTAGTCTAAGATATAGGACATGAAATTGCAATAATGCTTGCTTGAAGTAAGAAAGAACTCATTTCTTGTCACTGGTAAAACTTTTCTATCATATATATAGCTATTTTACCATAAAAAATTGCCTTAACTTAAATCACAGTACCTATTAATTTTGATTAGTGGACTAATCCAATCCTCGAGAGCTCCCTAATTCTTTTTAAAGGAGCAATAAGATTGATTTTTATATCCTTTTCTAATTAGTCGCTTGAAgctaaagtttatttcatgaccAATTATATATAGAATGTTCTTATACAAGTTGATGATAGTCATATAACATGTGTATGAAAGTTGGTACCAGTTATCGTGTTTCCAACTTGGTGGCAGAAATAAGGGCTAAGAATCAAAAAAGGTTGTTCAGTGCACGAAGTATTCCGTATTCACGCAAAGTTTGGGGAATGATCGCATCCCAAGGGATATAATGTAAGCAGCTTACCCTAATGAAGCCTTAGCGGTTGATCCCACGGCTCAAACTCGTAACTTGTAGGTCACACGAAAACAACTTTATCGTTTCTCCAATACTCCCTTTAAATAAGAACTAAGAATCATAACTAACTAATAGACTTTCTGTTGCATCTAAATGGCATATAACTACTTGGCAAAGTTTTGTACACAAGAAAATAAAAAGCATCTCTCCATTATTCATGAAAAATAAAATGGTTAAGCTAACTAGTGATGGTGAGAATAGAGAATAAGATTAGAATATGATTCAATTATGGTATGTCAAATTGAAAATTTCAGGTAGGTGAAGTAGGGGAGCTATCAGAGATATTCCAATGGAGAGGAGAAGTAGATAGAGGGTTACCAAATTGGAAGGAATCAGATAAAGAGCATCTTGGTGAAGAATTATCTGATGTATTGCTTTATCTTATCAGATTGGCTGATATTTGTGGCATTGATCTTGGTGATGCTGCTACTAAGAAAATTGTCAAGAATTCTATCAAATATCCTGAGCCAAATGTCTTTTGATAAAAGACGTGTTTTACTAATTGTTTGTGTATCACAAGAGTTTTTTGTGTGTTTGGtgatgaaggaaaaaaaaaatactatatcATTTTGGTGAgactaaaaataaaatagttttgccTTTATTCTGTATTCAAGGCTTTGATGTATTTTTTTTTCGAGCTCTGCATGTTGTTAAAAACTTGAGTTTGCTTGGTTCTTGTTTAGACATAGATTTTTTATTcactttttaaaaaagaatttgaaaatattttttgttcatGAAATGTGAtcagtttttttaattaaaaaaattcaagttTCAAAAACTAGAAGTTTTTTGGTAAAATTTTGTCTTCCACTcacaaatttctaatttttttcaagtaaaataaatatccaaacacaacttcaattttcaaactatttttcaatataactaaaaaaaatcttctcTTTCTTTCAAGCTTCAACCAAATCTAATCCAAGCGTAGCTTAATTCCAATTTTCCTTCAAAATTATTATAACTCTTATGCTTTAATCATAAGCAAGTTGAAGATAGCCTAGACCATGTTGCATTAATTACAATGCCGTAAAAGCTCGAGTTGCACTTAATTCCTAATTTCCTTCTACGCAATTAGAACAACAAATACTACGTCTTAAGTAATAAATTGAGATCCGTCATATAAATTTTTATTGACCATGTCGCTCCAATATTCGGAATATAttttagagaaattttcataaaacactattttttagtagtaattagtcatttatagatatcatttgttatattacggattatagatatcctttatgtggttataagatgtatttgatgtatttaagctattgtattcatgaatacagtagcaaaaataggcgtgaatcagggaagtccagctaataagttgttgtattcgagtgtattcgactgtattcatggagtgaaacatgggattacagctggacagattattgtattcgactgtattcacggcgtgaaataggggattacactgtttttaaaacggaaagtaaatcaattaacataatagactcctaatataactcaacaaactcaattataacacacaaaatttgtattttcagttataaaaaagattctcaaccaaaaaatatcccaaaaacaaagcaatcttcagagaaattatataatacatctgaatacataaattatattaatttaaaaaaacttatgaatacattcatggcatatagcgagacagtgaatacgatgaaatacatagaatacaacgggatacattgcaatacaatgaaaaaaaagacagtgaatataataaaatacatggaatacaacgagatacattgaattacaatataaaaaaaagacaatgaaaatcATGAAAATACAGCGTAATACGTTGAaattacattgaaatatattaaaagaaatattCTTCTTCATCTCGAAAGAAAGAATCGTCACTTAGTGGATCTCCGAAACTGAATCCTCTTTCCACGACCGCCGCCATCTCCTCGTTGGACTTGACGTCACTCAGTCTTTGGAGGAGGCGCCCGCTCTGAGGAGTCCAAAATCTATTAGATGTTTAGCGGAGCCCCGGATGGTTAGAAGAATAAGAATTGTCACTGAACAAACTCCAGTTCGCCATGTTCTCCCGCCTCCAACATTTGCTACATTGTTGGCTTTTATTGTTGGAATGGTTCCTCCCATTAAATCTGTTGTGTACGGTAATACTGTTGGTGTAAAGGGACGGGAAAGTGGGAAGGGATAGAAAGAAAATCGGTGGAAGGAGGAGGAGATCGGAAATTTTAATGGGATTAATgggatgggggaagagaatgagatgtatcaaagtgagagagaaagaaaatagtgtaactgattagcgtatttagtgACTTAGGGCTAGGAgttaaccaaaattaaatattttgttatatctatagaatataatttttttaaatggtatttatttaaaataaataaggtgttaacatttgctataggaggtaaaaattcctataTTTTATCGTAAGGGTTCATATAAACTGTCGGTCTATCGGAACCCTTCTCCTTTATCCATATTTGGGATCACGATATGAGTAAAAAATAAAAGACTAACTAAAATTACATTTCACTTTTATTATACACCTTAATGAAATTTCCCTTATTTCTCGAAAGAAAAAATTCTGATTATATTACAACAAGCCGTCTACTACTTAATTTTAGTATTTGTACTTTATTCCAATTTGTTGAAAATAACAGAGAGAAAAAATGTAATAGCACCTTAATTGTGCCTAAATAATAAGAAGAGAAAATAAATTCCACTAACCTACATGACTTTTTCCGAACATACCGTAGAAGCAGCGGCTAATTTGAAAAACCGTTATTAAACGTGACAACCACTCCCTTCTCTCTTTCCATCTCTGACCACTCTACTaacaattaattctaataaaaatTAGTATATCTCATTCCTCATAAAAAGATATGTAACTGAAAAAATATACACAATATCATCTGACCTTCAACCTTATTGTTCCACATCTTAGCATTGAAATCCCAggttctttttttttaatcattcCTGTTATACTTTATGGTTTTTGACATGTTATCAAATTTGTCTTTTTTCagtttttcccttgttctcttgATCTGATTTTTCAGCTATCAGTATTTACAGACAAAACCATTCGGCTATTGGGAAAAGGTCAATATACTTCTAATGCCGAATCAAGACTAACTAGGATAGGAATtaaaagatcttactgaaattGTTCGTTTGGAAATTTTCCGAAAATGTAATTATAGGTTCTTCTCTCTATCAGAACAACAGGGCTGTTATGTTTATCAATAAACTTGTCGAAGAAATAAAATATTACCAAGGTATATCTTTTTTTATCAGAGGTTGAATGGAAAGAAGAATTAGGACAAGAATTAGGATATATTCGAGGAAACAAAAAAATAAGATGTGGATTGTAGGGAAGGAGAGCGTTGGAGCAACAATCAAGTTGTcttcgtgtgacctataggtcacgggttcgagccgtggaatctaggctgcctacatcacaccctcTTGGGTACGGCAATTTCCTGGACCCTGCATAAACGCGAGTGCTTTGTGCATTGGGATGCCCTTTTATTAcagggattttgatgaaacaatATTTTTAGGAGTTGTTTATGTACATCCTTTATGTTGTATAAGAAACATCACTTCTCTATAGAAACTGGCAATCCAATTTgcttgtttcaaaaaaaaaatctggaTAATCATTTTCATTCATAGGTTTACTGGCATATTCTGCAGTCTTATTTTGctactctatttttttttttttttttttttggttatctttaTTTTCAATGATAAATGATAGGAAGCTTTTACGTGCAGTAAAATAGGCAAATATGGAGGGAACACTGTTTTCCCCTGCTTTGGAAGGAATGAAACATGTCAAGTCTGAACATGGGGAGCTGATGACTAAGCCTTTCTTGGAAGTTTGCAAACTTGTATTGCCAATTCTAGGTTCAAACCTTTTCTCCAAATTTATCATGATTATTACTCTGTGATTTTGCTTtcattgagccgagggtctatcggaaacaagtTGTCTACCTTAacaaagtaggggtaaggtcaaCGTACAGACTACCCTTCTCAGACTTCACTTATGGGATTACACCGAGTACATTATTGTTGTTACACTTCTAGTATTGAAGCCAATTTCTGTTAGTAGAGAATATTGCATGATAAAGTTgatgtcatgtgaccaggaggttacgggttcgagccgtggaaacagcctcttgcagaaatgcagggtaaggctgcatacaatagatctttgtggtccggcccttccccggaccccgcacatagcgggagcttagtgcaccaggctgccctttaaaaaatatttcatgATGTTAGTATATTCACCACCTTAACAACCTTTTGTGCTAAACTGATGCATATTTGGATTCTCATAGATAGATGTATTTGTGTTATCTGAAGTTTTTTAACAAATTGACACCCTGATGCCAGATAAATTTGGAGCTGCTATGACTGTGGTTAAATCTGACATCAATGGAAATATATCAGTGAGTCGTTAGtcatttctttgtttcttctgttTAAATGTTACAAATATCGCGACTTGTGCTGCAGATTTCATGTGTAACAGTATCATTAGAATTCTTCTTTTTGAAAATCTCTCATGTAACCTTATAcatatgcaaaatttgagatatCTGACATTGGTCCTAATAGCGAATACTCAATGCTTGTTTCCTTACAGAGGTTAGAATCCAAGTATAATGATAACACATCGAGATTCAACTACTTGTACAGTTTCGTACAGGCAGAAGTTGAGATAAAGACTGCTAAATCATCATCAAGTTGTACCAATGGTTTGCTATGGTTAACAAGGTAGGCGATTGTTTTTCCATCCTCGTTATGTAGTCCTTTATCTTTGGTGCATAACAAGCTTGCATTTGCTTATTTCATGAACGAACTCTGGTTCCATAATGTGTAACGCTAAATAGACTAATCGATCTTTCTGCTAATGCTGCAGAGCCATGGACTTCATAGTAGTGCTATTTCACAATTTAGTTCAGCATCAGGATTGGTCAATGTCCCAAGCTTGCAACGATTCTTACGCCAAGACATTGAAGAAATGGCATGGATGGCTTGCTAGTTCAAGCTTTACGGTATTTTCCTCACTGTGTTTTCAGTCTAAAAATGATCTAACAACAGGATTTCAACTAGCCAAAGACTTTGTCTCATTGATATGTTAATCTCTTATATGAGAAACTGTACTGTAAATTTGGTCTTTTGAACCTGTAAAGCGTGCTAACGTGTTTCTTAATGTGAACCAAAGGTTGCCATAAAGCTTGCTCCAGATAGGAAAAAGTTCATGGAGGTTATAGGTGGCAACGGTGACATCTACGGAGATATGGAAAAGTTTTGTACGACGTTTTCACCTATACTTCAGCAAATCCACAAATTTCTGGTATGACATTAGTACTCCTTTCAAGTTTTCAAACAAAACTACGGTTGACTTAAGTTTGTGAACGATGTATTGGCCTTTTGTGCAGGCTAGTGTTGGCTTGGACAGTATGAAAGCTTCATAATCAACGTCTTCCTTGGACAACTACTTCTCCAGTTTCAGCATTCTGAAGTTCTAAAGTGTAGATCTTTACCGTATTTGTTGATTCTATTTTCATTTTGTCCCAATTTTTCAACAGCATTGTTAGTTCTCCCTAAATTTTCACATCTGTTGCTTTTATATTCTTTTCGTCCTGCTAaaattttatgatattttctgGTCAGTGTCTTACTTCTCTAATGTTGCTTCTTTTTGACAAAATATTTTGGTTAGAATGGTGAATTAAAAGGAAATGAGATGGTAAGGAAAGCATACTgcatccccccccc of the Nicotiana tabacum cultivar K326 chromosome 7, ASM71507v2, whole genome shotgun sequence genome contains:
- the LOC107788383 gene encoding glycolipid transfer protein 1-like — protein: MEGTLFSPALEGMKHVKSEHGELMTKPFLEVCKLVLPILDKFGAAMTVVKSDINGNISRLESKYNDNTSRFNYLYSFVQAEVEIKTAKSSSSCTNGLLWLTRAMDFIVVLFHNLVQHQDWSMSQACNDSYAKTLKKWHGWLASSSFTVAIKLAPDRKKFMEVIGGNGDIYGDMEKFCTTFSPILQQIHKFLASVGLDSMKAS
- the LOC107788382 gene encoding uncharacterized protein LOC107788382, which gives rise to MLSSLHFYGYNIPFANVKFSPLKSKIRASSLFVSNKSHIYLAMEQERKEGVLQERSIDISLKDLSKQLEEFAKVRNWEKFHSPRNLLLAMVGEVGELSEIFQWRGEVDRGLPNWKESDKEHLGEELSDVLLYLIRLADICGIDLGDAATKKIVKNSIKYPEPNVF